One region of Zingiber officinale cultivar Zhangliang chromosome 7B, Zo_v1.1, whole genome shotgun sequence genomic DNA includes:
- the LOC122005521 gene encoding indole-3-acetaldehyde oxidase-like, with translation MEAKLVFAINGERFELAKVHPSTTLLEFLRTQTPFTGAKLGCGEGGCGACVVLLSTYDPVSDQVKEFSVSSCLTLLCSINFCSVTTSEGLGNSKDGFHSIHQRFAGFHASQCGFCTPGMCMSLFAALTNADKSSRPEPPNGFSKIRKSEAEKAVAGNLCRCTGYRPIADACKSFAVDVDLEDLGLNTFWKKGVEDADINRLPRYSRSAISTFPDFLKSEIKSLLGSLENSKDFGFPECHWYRPSGIEELYALLNSNEFDQSRVKLVVGNTGSGVYKEKDLCDKYIDLKGIPELSVIKRDDSGIVFGAAVPISTAIEELNKGKERMFQSKESLVFAKIAEHMDKVATPFVRNMASLGGNLIMAQRNQFASDVATILLATGSTVCLQMPSKRLTLSLEEFLQGPPCDDRTILLSIHIPCWSSTMGSCSEANQHTISASTSEPSILFETYRAAPRPLGNAVSYLNSAFLANVSMDKNSGDSVMLDLNLAYGAYGGEHAIRAREVENFLIGKVLTASVLLEAIKILQKTIIPKEDIPHSNYRSSLAVGFLFKFLGPLAKELCVSEQHSHADTSGVFELTGHPDGKINGTADTLVQRESNCTLTSSLDDILSSRQSIQFSKDYYPVGEPIKKAGAEIQASGEARYVDDIPSPKDCLYGAFVYSTRALAYIKGVQFNSTPSSQKVIAYISAGDIPKGGQNIGLDCLDLTEVLLANSLTEYAGQALGIVIAETQKLANMAAKQATVKYSTENLEPPILSVEDAVKRSSFFKIPPFFRPQKVGDSSNGMAEADQKIHAAEVKLSSQYYFYMETQSVLAIPEEDNCILVYSSSQCPEIAQKTIAKCLGIPFHNVRVITKRVGGGFGGKALRSVPVATACALAAFKLRRPVKMYLDRQTDMVMTGGRHPMKINYDVGFKSDGKITALHVEILINAGITNDISPIIPLNTVTALKKYNWGAVSFDIKLCKTNVSTKSAMRGPGEVQGSYIAEAIIQDVASFLSKDSHSVRKKNLHTYDSLKLFYPVSAGDVLEYTLPSIVDDLTSSARYFERLEKVQLFNGFNKWRKRGISWVPVIYQVTQMPTPGKVSILNDGSIVIEVGGIELGQGLWTKVKQMAAFALGQLWDDGSQNLLDRVRVVQADTLSLIQGGITSGSTTSESSCAAISESCKILADRLKPVKENLEAQMGSVSWDNLIVQAARQSVNLSAHAYWVPERTSSIYLNYGAAMSEVEIDVLTGATTIMRTDLIYDCGQSLNPAVDLGQIEGAFVQGIGFFMCEEYVVNGNGLAVSDGTWTYKIPSFDIVPKQFNIKVLKSGFHERRILSSKASGEPPLLLAASVHSAISEAIKAARLEFLAINKLDGSPSFFKLEVPAIMPVVKELCGLDNVEKYLENIVSAQRVEA, from the exons ATGGAGGCGAAGCTGGTGTTCGCCATCAACGGAGAGCGTTTCGAGCTCGCCAAGGTTCATCCCTCGACCACCTTGCTGGAGTTCTTGAGGACGCAGACTCCGTTCACAGGGGCCAAGCTTGGGTGCGGCGAGG GTGGGTGTGGAGCTTGCGTTGTTCTTCTCTCTACATATGATCCAGTTAGCgatcaagtcaaagaattcagtGTCAGCTCGTGCTTGACGCTTCTCTGCAGCATCAATTTCTGCTCGGTTACCACCTCCGAGGGACTTGGGAACAGCAAGGATGGCTTTCATTCGATTCATCAGAGGTTTGCAGGCTTCCATGCGTCCCAGTGCGGCTTCTGCACTCCTGGCATGTGCATGTCGCTCTTTGCGGCCCTCACCAACGCCGACAAGAGCAGCAGGCCTGAACCTCCCAATGGGTTTTCAAAGATTAGAAAATCCGAAGCCGAGAAGGCTGTCGCAGGCAATCTTTGCCGATGCACCGGCTATCGACCCATTGCAGACGCTTGCAAGAGCTTTGCGGTCGATGTGGATTTAGAGGATTTGGGTCTGAACACATTCTGGAAGAAAGGGGTAGAAGACGCCGACATCAATAGACTGCCTCGTTACAGCAGAAGTGCAATCTCTACATTTCCTGATTTTTTGAAATCTGAGATCAAATCTTTACTGGGTAGTTTAGAGAATTCAAAGGATTTTGGCTTTCCAGAGTGCCATTGGTATCGACCTTCTGGAATTGAAGAACTCTATGCGCTTTTGAATTCCAATGAATTCGATCAAAGCCGTGTGAAATTGGTCGTTGGGAACACAGGGTCTGGTGTTTACAAGGAAAAAGACCTGTGTGATAAGTATATTGATCTCAAAGGGATACCAGAACTCTCCGTGATCAAGAGGGATGACAGCGGGATTGTGTTTGGAGCTGCTGTACCAATTTCCACAGCCATTGAAGAGCTGAATAAGGGAAAAGAAAGAATGTTCCAATCCAAAGAAAGTTTAGTCTTCGCTAAGATTGCTGAACATATGGATAAGGTGGCTACGCCATTTGTTAGAAATATGGCAAGCTTGGGTGGCAACCTTATTATGGCACAAAGAAATCAATTCGCGTCAGATGTTGCTACCATTCTTCTTGCTACTGGATCTACTGTGTGTCTTCAGATGCCTTCAAAAAGGCTTACTCTTTCCCTGGAGGAATTTTTACAAGGACCTCCATGTGATGACAGAACCATACTTTTAAGCATACATATTCCTTGTTGGAGTTCCACAATGGGGTCATGTTCTGAAGCAAATCAACACACTATTTCTGCATCTACGAGTGAGCCCAGCATCCTGTTTGAGACTTACCGAGCAGCTCCACGCCCTCTCGGGAATGCTGTTTCTTATCTGAACTCAGCTTTCTTGGCTAATGTTAGCATGGATAAGAACTCCGGGGATTCTGTTATGCTTGATCTAAACTTGGCTTATGGTGCTTATGGCGGTGAACATGCTATCAGGGCAAGGGAAGTTGAGAACTTTCTGATTGGTAAAGTTCTCACCGCCTCAGTTTTACTTGAAGCTATAAAAATACTTCAGAAAACAATTATTCCAAAAGAAGACATTCCTCATTCAAACTATAGATCAAGTCTGGCAGTTGGTTTCCTATTCAAGTTTCTAGGACCACTGGCTAAAGAGTTGTGTGTGTCTGAGCAACACTCGCATGCTGATACTTCTGGTGTTTTCGAACTTACTGGACATCCTGATGGCAAAATCAATGGAACTGCTGATACATTAGTTCAGAGGGAATCAAACTGTACACTAACCAGTAGCCTTGATGACATCTTATCTTCAAGGCAGTCAATCCAATTTAGCAAGGACTACTATCCTGTTGGTGAGCCTATCAAGAAAGCTGGAGCTGAAATTCAAGCCTCTG GTGAAGCAagatatgtggatgatattcctTCTCCAAAAGATTGTCTGTATGGAGCATTTGTATACAGCACAAGGGCTTTGGCTTACATAAAAGGAGTCCAATTTAACTCTACGCCGTCATCACAGAAAGTCATTGCATATATCAGTGCCGGGGATAttccaaaaggaggccaaaacaTTGGACTTGATTGTCTGGATTTAACAGAAGTTTTACTTGCCAACTCTTTGACAGAGTATGCTGGTCAGGCACTTGGCATTGTG ATTGCAGAAACACAGAAACTTGCTAATATGGCAGCTAAACAAGCAACAGTGAAGTATAGCACTGAGAACCTGGAACCTCCCATTTTATCAGTTGAAGATGCTGTTAAAAGATCTAGTTTTTTTAAAATCCCTCCCTTTTTTCGTCCTCAGAAGGTTGGAGATTCCTCCAATGGCATGGCAGAAGCTGATCAGAAGATTCATGCAGCTGAG GTGAAACTTAGTTCTCAGTATTACTTTTACATGGAAACACAATCAGTTCTTGCCATACCAGAGGAAGATAACTGTATTCTGGTCTACAGTTCAAGCCAGTGTCCTGAGATTGCACAAAAGACGATTGCCAAATGTCTTGGCATACCATTTCACAATGTCcgtgtgattacaaaaagagttgGGGGAGGTTTTGGTGGGAAAGCTCTACGGTCAGTGCCG GTTGCAACTGCATGTGCTCTTGCAGCATTCAAATTGCGGCGCCCTGTTAAGATGTATCTTGACCGCCAGACGGACATGGTGATGACGGGCGGCCGACATCCTATGAAGATAAACTACGATGTTGGTTTCAAGTCTGATGGAAAAATTACAGCCTTGCATGTAGAGATACTAATCAATGCAGGCATAACAAATGATATTAGTCCAATCATTCCACTTAACACTGTAACAGCACTAAAGAAGTACAACTGGGGTGCTGTTTCTTTTGATATCAAGCTTTGCAAGACTAATGTCTCAACTAAATCAGCCATGCGAGGACCAGGAGAAGTACAGGGATCATATATCGCCGAAGCCATTATCCAAGATGTAGCATCCTTCCTCTCCAAGGATAGTCATTCTGTTAGAAAGAAAAATCTCCACACGTACGACAGTCTCAAGCTATTTTATCCAGTCAGCGCCGGTGATGTGCTGGAATATACTCTACCTTCCATAGTTGATGATTTGACTTCATCTGCAAGATATTTTGAACGACTTGAAAAGGTACAGCTTTTCAATGGCTTCAATAAATGGAGAAAACGAGGAATTTCCTGGGTGCCAGTTATATACCAAGTTACGCAAATGCCAACACCAGGGAAAGTATCTATTCTCAATGATGGATCAATTGTCATTGAAGTTGGAGGGATTGAATTAGGTCAGGGGCTGTGGACAAAGGTTAAGCAAATGGCAGCATTTGCCCTTGGACAATTATGGGATGATGGAAGCCAAAATCTTCTGGATAGAGTGAGGGTCGTTCAGGCAGATACACTGAGTTTAATTCAAGGAGGCATAACTTCTGGGAGTACCACATCAGAATCAAGCTGCGCAGCAATTAGTGAGTCCTGCAAAATTCTAGCTGATAGACTGAAGCCTGTTAAGGAAAATTTAGAAGCACAAATGGGTTCAGTTTCATGGGATAATCTGATTGTCCAG GCTGCTAGGCAATCTGTTAACTTGTCAGCGCATGCTTACTGGGTTCCTGAAAGAACTTCTAGTATTTATCTTAACTATGGAGCTGCCATGAGTGAG GTGGAGATCGATGTTCTTACTGGAGCTACTACAATTATGAGGACAGACCTCATTTATGATTGTGGGCAGAgtttaaaccctgcagtggattTGGGACAG ATTGAAGGTGCTTTTGTTCAAGGAATCGGTTTCTTTATGTGTGAGGAGTATGTTGTAAATGGCAATGGACTAGCAGTTTCAGACGGTACTTGGACATACAAGATCCCGAGTTTTGACATCGTTCCGAAGCAgttcaatatcaaagtgttgaaaAGTGGATTTCATGAGAGGCGTATTCTCTCCTCTAAAG CTTCTGGGGAGCCACCTTTACTTCTTGCTGCTTCAGTTCATTCTGCAATCAGCGAAGCTATAAAGGCTGCTCGACTCGAGTTCCTTGCTATCAACAAACTTGATGGATCCCCCTCATTCTTTAAGTTGGAGGTACCCGCAATCATGCCGGTGGTGAAGGAGCTTTGTGGACTTGACAACGTGGAGAAGTACTTGGAAAACATAGTGTCTGCTCAACGAGTGGAAGCTTAA